TTCTAAGATCGGATAGACAAGAAAGGCTAAGAATACTATCATCTGAGGTAAAATAAACAGATAACCTGTAATATTCTCTTTTAGGTAATTACTACGTAGTTTCATATCGTTTACCTTTCTAATTAACAGCCCTTGGAGCCACTTCAGACTCTAAAGGCTGTTAATCGTTTATTGTTTACCTGTTCTTAGATTATTGGAAAATGACAGAGCTAGCTTTATTCGTATCAATCACTTTATTACCATTGGTTTGATAATCTTGTACAAACTGTTCTGGTGTCTTTGCTCCCATGTAAAGCGCCTGTAGATCAGGGTACAAAACTTCTCTTAATTGGCTATATCCTGGAACGTTGCCCGTGAAGTTGAACAAATATTTTGAATTGGCATCATAAGCAGCAAAGAGAGGATTCTCTGACTTAAGTTGTTCAGCCACGGAGCTTCTCACAGGAATACCATTCTTAGAGGATTTAACTAATTCAGGATCACTTGAAAAGAACTTCACGAAATCTTTAGCGACTTCAGTCTTTTTCGCATCTTTGGACTTGAATACACTTGCACCCACTACATAAGTAAAGGATAGAGGATCTCCGCTTTCGGACGGAATATTAGCAAGACGCATATCAAACTTTGGAGACGTGCCGGATTCCATATTTGCTTTTGTTCCATTGAACAAGATTGGATTGGTAAAACTGATCGCTAGCTGCTGATTCTGGAACATGGCATTGGCATCATTGGAGGATACAGATTCAGCACCCGGATTTGTATATCCACCGTCATATAATTTTTTCAACCATGTAGCAGCTTTAACTCCATTCGCATCATTCAGAACAATGTTCCCTTGGTCATCGAAGAACTTGTTGCCGAACATTCTTAAGTATGCAAGGTTCCACGTATCTCCTTGGTTATTCACAGCGTACAGTGCCATTGGATAGGCATTAGAATATTTGTCCTTCGGAAGATTATTTTTCAGACCATCCAAGATTTGTTGATATTCATCCAAGTTCCAAGTCTTAATTTCGGACTCTCCACCGACGAACTTTTCTAAACCAGCCGCTTTAAACATGTCTGCGTTGTAGACCAAAGTGCCTGGATTGTGTTGGAATGGGTAGAAGTACACATCTTTTCCGAACGTTACTGCATCCCAGTAATTTTGTGCGATATCACTTTTCGCTTCCTCATCGATGATGTCAGTCAAAGGCTCCAAAGCTCCACGGTGAACATAATCGCCCATTGGGAATACGCTTTCAAAGAAGACATTTGGTGGCGTTCCTCCGCTCAAGTTAACATTGAGGAGTTGGTCGCGCTGATCTCCGGCAATGACTTCTACCTGAATGTCAGCATCATACTTATCATATTGTGCCTTGAATTTCTCAGCTGCAGCCTTAAGGAAGCTATCATAGTCAGCTCCTTGTTCCGTTGCATCCACAACACCCTTCCACTGAGGGGTCAGCCATACTTTAATCGCCACTTTTTCCTTGCCAGATTTAGCCGTATTATCGGATGTATTAGAGCTTGCTGCGTTGTTACCAGAGCATCCTGAAATCAGTGAAATAATTACCATTAATGCAACCAATGTCGAGAGTAAACGTTTCTTCTTCATTTTAAATCCTCCCCTATTCTAGTATCCGTTTGACATGATATTTCACTAAATCAGCCATGTTCCGATGTCCTTGTATATCAAGATGCATGTAATCTATTTCATTCATCGATACATATTCTCTGGAATCAATAAAGTGGATATCTGTCCCCGAAAGCAAAGCTGCAAGATGCTGAGAGAGCTCCAAAGATTTCTCGCTACAATTACTTCCCATTGGCTTACCAATAGGAGTATTCAAATACTCTGCCCCAATGGGAGGAGGAGCGATCACAAGCACTTCTGGAGCTTTTCCGGCTGGACCTGCCCCGCTCCCTCTAGCTTTATGAGCGAGTCTAACAATACCTTGTGCGATGTTATAAGAAGTTAGTGCAAATCTTTCTTTCGTATCATTCGTCCCAAGCATGATCACTACCAAATCAAGTGGTGCATGTGACATGAGGCATGGATAGAGATAAGCTATTCCGGCTAACCCTTCAAATAGCGGATCGTCACTAACACTGGTTCTACCAGGAAGCCCTTCCTCTATGACCCGGTAAGTGTTGTACAGTTCTGATTGTAGAAGTCCGGTCCAACGTATTTCATCATTAAACCTTTGGTCCGTCTTTGCGTCGTAGCCCCAAGTATTGGAATCACCAAAGCATACGATGGTTCTCTTCATTGCATTAACCACAATATTTTTCGATCGCTTGATCAATCAATTTCATAATATCTGCGATTGGACCAGCATCTTCAGCGGCTACCCCTTCAAGCGGTGCTCTTACACTACCAATGTTTACGCCTCTTAATCTCAGAACCTCTTTAATTTCCGCATACATAGAACCCTTTAGGGAACAAAGCGCGATGATGATATCGTTGATCTCACTTTGAAGTTGTCCTGCTTCCTCAAACTTGCCGGCAAGTACAAATGTATTAGCTTGCAAGAACAGCTCCGGCATAACTGCATAAGTACCACCAATGCCAGCATCGGCTCCCATGATTCTTCCCGCAACATACTGTTCATCCGGTCCATTAAAGACCACTACATCTTTTCCACCCACTCTTTTGAAGCGTTCAATATCCATAGGTGGCATAGAAGAATTCTTAACGCCGATAACTTTTTTATTAGTAAGCAGTTTCTCGAATAAAGCTGGAGTTAGTGTATATCCCGTAGTCTGAGGAATGTTGTAGATAATGAATGGTAGAGGAGTTGCCTCCATAATATCGCTCCAGTATTTAGTTACTGCACTATCAGGTAATTTGAAATATATAGGTGGGATTGCGGATAGTGCATCATATCCTAAGCTCGCCGCATGTTTTGCTAATTCGATACTATCTCTAGTAGAAGGGGCTCCTACATGAGCAATCAGTGTCATTTTACCTTTCAGGTTACTAGCTACATAGCTAAGTACCGCTTTGCGTTCGTCCAGACTCTGGTAGATACATTCTCCAGAACTACCTCCCACATAAACACCTTGAACTCCTTTTTCAAATAAGTAATCACATAAGGCATGTGTCCGGGATTCGGAAATATTTCCTTGATCGTCATAGCAAGCATAGAAGGCAGGTATAATTCCGTGGAACTTGTTGAGTGTCATTGATAATCCCCCTTAAGATGTGAACGGTTTCTTTTCTACATATTCAAGATATCACTTAAATTTGGTTCTGTAAATTATTTTCTCTATTTTTTTAAAAATAAAATTTATTTCCACCAGAATAACAATCATACTAGAAAAATAGTTCCATTTAAGTGAACGCCCATAAAATAAGACCTTATTTTCCAATTAAAAATAGAATATCGGACGATATATGCAGCTCTAGTTATGATCAGAGCAACACTATCT
This genomic stretch from Paenibacillus sp. FSL H7-0737 harbors:
- a CDS encoding SGNH/GDSL hydrolase family protein, producing MKRTIVCFGDSNTWGYDAKTDQRFNDEIRWTGLLQSELYNTYRVIEEGLPGRTSVSDDPLFEGLAGIAYLYPCLMSHAPLDLVVIMLGTNDTKERFALTSYNIAQGIVRLAHKARGSGAGPAGKAPEVLVIAPPPIGAEYLNTPIGKPMGSNCSEKSLELSQHLAALLSGTDIHFIDSREYVSMNEIDYMHLDIQGHRNMADLVKYHVKRILE
- a CDS encoding dihydrodipicolinate synthase family protein translates to MTLNKFHGIIPAFYACYDDQGNISESRTHALCDYLFEKGVQGVYVGGSSGECIYQSLDERKAVLSYVASNLKGKMTLIAHVGAPSTRDSIELAKHAASLGYDALSAIPPIYFKLPDSAVTKYWSDIMEATPLPFIIYNIPQTTGYTLTPALFEKLLTNKKVIGVKNSSMPPMDIERFKRVGGKDVVVFNGPDEQYVAGRIMGADAGIGGTYAVMPELFLQANTFVLAGKFEEAGQLQSEINDIIIALCSLKGSMYAEIKEVLRLRGVNIGSVRAPLEGVAAEDAGPIADIMKLIDQAIEKYCG
- a CDS encoding ABC transporter substrate-binding protein, with translation MKKKRLLSTLVALMVIISLISGCSGNNAASSNTSDNTAKSGKEKVAIKVWLTPQWKGVVDATEQGADYDSFLKAAAEKFKAQYDKYDADIQVEVIAGDQRDQLLNVNLSGGTPPNVFFESVFPMGDYVHRGALEPLTDIIDEEAKSDIAQNYWDAVTFGKDVYFYPFQHNPGTLVYNADMFKAAGLEKFVGGESEIKTWNLDEYQQILDGLKNNLPKDKYSNAYPMALYAVNNQGDTWNLAYLRMFGNKFFDDQGNIVLNDANGVKAATWLKKLYDGGYTNPGAESVSSNDANAMFQNQQLAISFTNPILFNGTKANMESGTSPKFDMRLANIPSESGDPLSFTYVVGASVFKSKDAKKTEVAKDFVKFFSSDPELVKSSKNGIPVRSSVAEQLKSENPLFAAYDANSKYLFNFTGNVPGYSQLREVLYPDLQALYMGAKTPEQFVQDYQTNGNKVIDTNKASSVIFQ